In Candidatus Pelagibacter sp. RS39, the following proteins share a genomic window:
- the leuD gene encoding 3-isopropylmalate dehydratase small subunit — protein MQKFNTLKSIPAYLPIINIDTDMIIPKQFLKTIKRTGLGKNLFFEMRYDDNGKEINDFVLNKDPYTNSKILIAGKNFGCGSSREHAPWALLDFGITCVISSSFADIFYNNCFKNGILPIILDDNKIKELSEYAKRKEEILIDLKEEKVIFGNNETKFKVDSFKKKCLLEGLDDIALSLKKSDKIEIFEKDLKVKKPWIFND, from the coding sequence ATGCAAAAATTCAACACTTTAAAAAGCATACCAGCATATTTGCCAATAATTAATATTGATACAGATATGATAATTCCAAAACAATTTTTAAAAACAATCAAAAGAACAGGGTTGGGCAAAAATTTATTTTTTGAAATGAGATATGATGACAATGGTAAAGAAATAAATGATTTTGTTTTAAATAAAGATCCTTACACAAATTCTAAAATTTTAATCGCTGGAAAAAATTTTGGATGCGGCTCCTCAAGAGAACACGCTCCGTGGGCATTATTAGACTTTGGGATCACTTGTGTGATAAGCTCAAGTTTTGCTGACATTTTTTATAACAACTGTTTCAAAAATGGGATCTTACCAATAATTTTAGATGACAATAAAATCAAAGAGTTATCAGAATATGCAAAAAGAAAAGAAGAAATTTTAATAGATCTTAAGGAGGAGAAAGTCATTTTTGGAAACAATGAGACAAAATTTAAAGTAGATTCATTTAAAAAAAAGTGTTTGTTAGAAGGGTTAGACGATATTGCTCTATCGTTAAAAAAATCTGACAAAATAGAAATTTTTGAAAAAGATTTAAAAGTTAAAAAGCCTTGGATATTTAATGATTAA